From the genome of Alteromonas stellipolaris:
GACTGGTTAACGCCGTTAAAACAGTCTGTATTTCGGGAAACCGACAAACAAATTATTTTGGTGGATTTATTCGAAGGGTTAAATCACAGCCGCCAGCATTTGTATCAATTAAAAGAAACGCTTAGTCATTTGGCCGACACCTTTGTGTATGGCCAAACAGGGTGGTTTGCCCGCAATGTTATGCGCAAAGAAGCCATTGGCCGAGTGGCTTTTGTAGCCACAAAAGCGGATTTAATCCCGGTGTCTGAGCGCGAAAACTTGTTATCGTTACTCAAGCAGGTCACCGAAGGTGCAAGAGCTCGGTTTGTTGATAAGCCTATTAAGTTTGAGCATTTTTTAGTATCGGCAATACAAGTCACGGATGAAGGCAGCTCGCCAAATGCATTGCGTTATCAAGATGCCGAGAATGGTTATGTAGAAGCGGCATTTGAACCGATACCGGCTTCACTTAAAGCCATGGAAGCAGATGCACATTTTCCAGTATTGAACACCCAAGTGCCGCAAGACTATATGGCGCGAATACTATCCGGCAGAGGGTTGGACAGACTACTGCAATTCTTATTGGCCGAAGGAGTTTCCAATGAATAAACAAGACTCGATGAGCGAACAAAGCTCGATGGATGAACAAAGCTCGATGTATAAAGATACCGAGAAACTAGCAAGTGCAACTCCGCCAGCCTATCGCCCCAAAGTAGTAAAGCAGCGTATTGATGTTACGCCCCCGGATACGGCGATGCCCGCAAAAACTGAAACCAACGAATGGCAAATGGACAGCGCAAAAGCGCGTATTTCTACTGGCGGATTAACCTTGGGGCTAGGTGTACTTTCCATTATTGGCTTCTTTGTTTTCGATGCCTACACCACGCTTACGGCAAGCGTAGCTGAGCATCCCATTGCTAGCACTGCTTTGGCCGTACTACTTAGTGGTTTTGTGGCCTGTTTCAGTTATTTGAGCTTTCGAGAATGGCGAGGTTATAAGCAAATCAATAAGGCCATTGATGATGGGCAAACTATCGCTTCGTTAACCGGTGAAGATAGCATTGAGACCGTCGACAAAGTACTCAAACGCCATGGTAGCCGTTTTACATCATCGTCTTATGCTGCGCACTGTTTCGCTATTTATCAAAAGCAGCTGCACAATGATATGTCTGCCAAAGAGCGGCTGGGGCTGTATCACGATACGGTATTAAACGCGGTGCAGCAAAAAGCGCAAAAAGTGCTAAACAAAGAGTCGATAACCGCAGGAAGCTTGGCATTTATTAGCCCAAATAACTTAATTCAAACTTTTGCAGTCATGTGGATAAGCTTTCGTACCATAAGGCGCATGGCCAAAATTTATGGCCTTCGACCTGGCACCATAGGCAATTGGAAACTACTCGGCGTACTTGCCCAAAATATTGCCGCACAGGGGGTATTCGACTTGGCTACCGATGAAGTAGCCAATCAAATTGGCGGTTCGTTAAGTGCAAAATTTATGGAGAATTCCGCTGAAGCCGTCGCCGCAGGGGCGCTTAACGTGCGTTTAGGAAAGGCATTAATGAAGCTATTAAAATAGGGCGAATAACAGCGTTATTCATAACGCTGTTATTTCCCAAGTGATACCTTTTACAAGCATGAATACGTGACGAAAAGTCGATGTATCTTGCTAAGCTACCCCCGCACTACAGGGCTTTTTTAGTTGGCATTACAACGTTAGCAAATATAAGCCCTGCTACTAGCGACATAAAAATCAAGAACACTTCCTGACCTAAATGATCAGCTTGTACAAAGTCTTGCCCCGAAATAAACGAGTTTAACCCAATATAGGTTTTAGACCCCGGTACCAATACAATCAACCCATGCATAGCCACAATGGTAGCAGGCTGATTTGCAATGCGGGTAAACGCATTGGCAAAGAGACCTAGCGCGAAGGCTCCCACGAAAGCCCCTAAACCTTGGCTCATATAGTCAGAGCTCCACGCCGTGGCACTGTATGCAATAAAGGCTGCCGCCATTGCCCACGGAATATGTTTAACCCTTGTGCGAAATATAGCCACTAGCGCTAAACATAACAAAAATACTGATAACCACGTTGCCCAATAAGGCAAAGACTCGGCAGGTTGATACACATTCTCGCCAAATAAGCTAAAGCCTGCAGATACGCCTAAAAAAGCACCGAAGTAAAGCTTAAACAACTGCATTACCGCGTCCATGGTGCGAGCGGTGCCCGATACCATATTGCGTGATGAAAGCTCGGCAAGCCCCATGGTAAGGGCAAGGCCAGGAACAAATACAATTACCGAGGAAAGTACGATAAGAGGGATATTAATACCTGGGTCGATATAAGTACCAATAGCACAAGTTAATAAGGCGGCAATAAAGGCTGTAGCCGGTTCAAGCATTAAGTTAACCCGCTTAGAGCGCTGGGACCAAAGTGTCCACACATAGGCGAGTAAGCCTAACAACCCTGACCAACCAATCTCTGCCCAACTTGCACCCATTAGCATGGCAAAGGCACTGGTAGCCATACCATAAGCGCCACCAGTCAGCCATTTTCCATATGGGCTTCCCATAGCATCTATTTCGTCTAAGCGCTTATCAGCCTCGGCAAGCGTTAAATCACCACTGAGTAATGAACTTGCTAGTTCGTCGGTAAGTGATAACGCATTCATGTCTAAGTCGCCTGGCAGTAGGCGAGATGCATGGTTGTATTCGTCTTCGTGCCTGTCACTCCAAATAACAAAAGTTAATGAAGTTGGGGTAGAAATGAATGAGGCGTGTACGCCCAAGTAGCTAGCTACTTCTAATAAGTAAGCTTCTAGTCGAAAAGCAGGTGTACCGTACTTATGCAGCATTTTGCCAAGCTTTACAATAAATCTCCGAATTTGAATAAATTCTACAGTGTCCAACGACTTGTCCTACTTGGGGGCTATATTTCTAAAAAACTAAGAGTGCATTCACCGCTAAGCACGGCAGCGCGAAACGCCAAGCCTGTTATTTAACATTTAAAAAGGTTTGGCTAAAATTTGCGCGGATTGTAGAGGCAAAATAGATATAACGCAAAAAACATTTATTATTTATTCACGTTAGAAAATCTAATCCATCTTCTTAAGATGGTTTGGGTGGCGGTGGACGATTTCCTGGCGGTCCACGTCGCACATCGCAATGCATACTGTCACCTTCAATAGCGCAACCTGAAGGTGCACTGAAGCAGGCTAAAATTTGGTTACTTCCAGCATCTCCCGCATGGTAGTGGTAACCAATTCCTTCTTGTCCACCAACACCACTTCCATCGATAGCATGCCCACCACAGTCATCAAGATCATCAGGCACTAACCCATCAGGGTGTTTGCGTTCAAAAATAGTAAAACCGTCTAGTGCCACACCTAACATTTTTCCGTGGGTAGAAAGCGCAGTATCAATAGATGAGCACTCGGTAATTGCATGGTAATGGTACCCAACATGCGGGTTAACATGGCCACCGCAGTCATCAAAAGGTGCCAGAGTGTAGGCGCCTAATATGGCATCAACCGGTGCCGGCGCATCCATCTTTACACCGTTAAATGCAAGGCCGACACCACCATGAGGGTCGAATTGGGTAATACGTGATGCTTTTTCAGGGTAGGCGGGAATGAGGTACTTTTGTGGTTCAACATCTTCTGCGTATTCAGGTAGGCATTCAACGCAGTAGTTCTGATATTTGGGGTCGACATCGGGTCGCGCAGCTGCAAGGCAAGCATCTTTGCTGTCAGTGACTTTAATTTCGCCAGTTTCAGGGTTAAATAGCTGCCAATTGTCGTCACTATAGAAGGTGGCTAGGTTTTCGATAAAATTGCCATCTGCATCGTATACTTCGTTATCATTTAACCAAATACCTGCGTCTTCAGCGGTATCGCTAATATTACGTGGGCACCAAGGGCCTTTGTCGTGGCCAACATCAATTTCACTATTTATGGGCATAGTAACGATGTAACAGCTAGTTTCGGTTCCATCGCTTAATGTACATTCTACAAGACTGTCACTAACTATAACGTCATCAGTAAAGTAGTTGGTAATGGTTGGGAGTGAAGCGGTTGTACTTTGTTTTCTTGCTTCATTTTGGGCGTGGACATGGGCTTCTGAATTGGAATGATCGCCGCAGGCGGTGAGTGTACCAAGGGTTAATACCCCTGCGATCAACGCTAATCTTCTTACATTGATATTCTTCATTGCCATCCTTTTTCCACTGTTAAAACAAAGCTGCTTAGTAATAGTAGCTTACAAAGGGCTTTTTGGATTAACACTCAGAAACAATAAACGTTTACTCATCGCTTAACTAGCATGATGGGAAAGTGTTATAGCTATATCCAGCGACTAGAAATAGGCGAACGCCAGTGGTTAGAAAAAGAGATATACAAAATGGCTAGCTAAAAGCCATCCAGTCTTTCCATACGGGCTCCAATCCTTTCGCTTCAATAGCCGCGGCTACCAAATTTACGGGGCGAGTATCATCTATATCAAACTGGTTAAGCGCTTCTGACGGCGCACTGTAACCGCCTGGTTGAGTTTGTGACCCTGCTGACATAGTAGTAATGCCTAATGGCAACACACCATCGCGAAATCGCGCCGATTCACGGGTAGATAGGGACAGCTCGGCTTGTGGGTTAAACAAACGGTGAGCGCATATCAATTGCAATAGTTGTGTTTCGTTAGGAAACTGCTGGGTTAATAAATTAGCTGAATCGTTAGTGTTGCCTTCACATTGTCGTAACCTGGGGAAAGAAATCGCCACTCGACTTCGCCAGTAATGTTGCTGAATTAGTTGGCCGTGAAGGGCTGTCATCACACTATCGGTGCGCCAATCACCTAGCCCTAATAAGGCACCAATGCCTATTTTATCGATACCTGCTGCGCCAATACGATCGCAGGCCTGTAAACGCCATAAGAAATCCTGCTTTTTGCCTCGAGTATGGTAACGTGCGTACTCTTGAGGGTTATAGGTCTCTTGGTAAACCAGTACCGCATCCACCCCTAACAACTTTAAGGTTTCGTAGTCTTTTTGTGGCAACGGCTGTACTTCCATCATTACATTGCTCACTTTAGCCCTGATTGTGGGTATCACCTCACTAAAATAAGGCATGCCTACCTTTTGCTCGTGCTCGCCTGTTACCAGCAATACTTGTGAGAACCCCATATCGGTAATGGCGGCTATTTCTCTTTCTATTTGGTTTATGTTCAGCACTGTGCGCTTTATTTTGTTACTCATGGTGAAGCCGCAATATGTGCATTCGTTCGCACACAAGTTGGCAAGGTATAGTGGCACAAATAACCCCATGGTATTGCCAAATCGTGCCCGGGTTAGCATTTGAGATTGCGAAGCCATCTCTTCTACATAAGGTGTGGCAGCAGGTGATATCAACGCCATGAAATCATCTAAATTACGGCTGGTTTTACTCAGGGCTTGCTCTACGTGCTTGCTGGTTTTGCTTTGAATAGAAAGGGCTATATCTGATAAGTTTTGCGACATGAGTGTGCTTGCTATACGCATGACTAACTACTCCTGCACCAAAAACTGCGTTAAGGGGCTAGAAGGCTTCGCATTTTGCTGCGTAATAGGCATGCCCGCTTCATAAGCTTTGCGGCCTATTTCAACGGCTTTAGAAAAAGCGCTCGCCATGGCAACAGGATTGCTTGCAGTAGCAATAGCCGTATTCACCAATACAGCATCTGCACCCATTTCCATGGCAGCCATGGCTTCGCTGGGTTTGCCAATTCCCGCATCAACAATAACGGGCACATTCGCTTGCTCAATAATAATGCGCAAAAAAGGCGCCGTTTGTAACCCTTGGTTGGTGCCAATAGGCGCGCCTAATGGCATAACTGCAGCGCAGCCCACTTCTTCTAATCGCCGACAAAGCACAGGGTCAGCATGGCAATACGGTAGTACATTGAACCCCTTTTTCACCAATGCTTCGGCAGCCTGTAAGGTTTCGATAGGGTCAGGTAAAAGGTGCTGCTGGTCAGGGTGAATCTCTAACTTTATCCATGGTGAACCTAGTACTTCGTAGGCTAACTCAGCGGCAAAAATGGCTTCTTGTGCATTTTTTGCTCCGGAAGTATTTGGCAATAGCGTAACGTCTAATTCTTTCAACAAGGCTAAGGAATTATCGTGTTCAATATGCGCAGAGAGCCGCTTCATGGCTAGCGTCACCATGGTGCTTTTGGCACTTTTCACACTGCGTTTCATTATGCTAGGCGAGCTAAATTTACCTGTGCCCATTAATAGGCGTGATGAAAATGTCTGGTTAGCTAAGGTAAGCATTTACCCTCCTGCTACAAGCGTGAAAACGTCAAGCTTGTCGTTATGTTGTAAGTGGCTGTCACCCCAAAGAGGCTTGGCTAAAATACTGCCGTTTTTAGCCACAGCAGTGCCGTCTTGGCTTGTGTCTTGGATTACGCCTTGGGCTGTTAGAAATGCTAACACCGACGTATTTGGTGCACAGTTAGCCTGCTCACCATTTAATGAAATATTTATGTGTGACATTGGCATACCTCGCAGTGTTTGTAAGGCGGAAGTGAGAAAGATTGAAACTGTGCGGAGGCCACATTCATGATGGTGTATTGCCCCCACGTAATGTTTACCTTGGGGTTGGCCATATACAGCAGGGCTTGGGTAGCTTGATAGCACGCGGCCATACCTACCACTGGGCCTAAAATCCCTTGGCTGATACAGTCTTCTTGTACTTTGGTTTGGGCAAGCAAGCATGCATAGCAACCGTGGTTGTTTTCATTCAACTGCAGGTTTAACGCTTGCCAGCTGCACTGGCTAGCGGCGGCAATAAAAAGTGCTGTGCGCTGGTTAACGCAAGCAGCA
Proteins encoded in this window:
- a CDS encoding YcjF family protein, which translates into the protein MNKQDSMSEQSSMDEQSSMYKDTEKLASATPPAYRPKVVKQRIDVTPPDTAMPAKTETNEWQMDSAKARISTGGLTLGLGVLSIIGFFVFDAYTTLTASVAEHPIASTALAVLLSGFVACFSYLSFREWRGYKQINKAIDDGQTIASLTGEDSIETVDKVLKRHGSRFTSSSYAAHCFAIYQKQLHNDMSAKERLGLYHDTVLNAVQQKAQKVLNKESITAGSLAFISPNNLIQTFAVMWISFRTIRRMAKIYGLRPGTIGNWKLLGVLAQNIAAQGVFDLATDEVANQIGGSLSAKFMENSAEAVAAGALNVRLGKALMKLLK
- a CDS encoding threonine/serine ThrE exporter family protein codes for the protein MDTVEFIQIRRFIVKLGKMLHKYGTPAFRLEAYLLEVASYLGVHASFISTPTSLTFVIWSDRHEDEYNHASRLLPGDLDMNALSLTDELASSLLSGDLTLAEADKRLDEIDAMGSPYGKWLTGGAYGMATSAFAMLMGASWAEIGWSGLLGLLAYVWTLWSQRSKRVNLMLEPATAFIAALLTCAIGTYIDPGINIPLIVLSSVIVFVPGLALTMGLAELSSRNMVSGTARTMDAVMQLFKLYFGAFLGVSAGFSLFGENVYQPAESLPYWATWLSVFLLCLALVAIFRTRVKHIPWAMAAAFIAYSATAWSSDYMSQGLGAFVGAFALGLFANAFTRIANQPATIVAMHGLIVLVPGSKTYIGLNSFISGQDFVQADHLGQEVFLIFMSLVAGLIFANVVMPTKKAL
- a CDS encoding YHYH protein; amino-acid sequence: MKNINVRRLALIAGVLTLGTLTACGDHSNSEAHVHAQNEARKQSTTASLPTITNYFTDDVIVSDSLVECTLSDGTETSCYIVTMPINSEIDVGHDKGPWCPRNISDTAEDAGIWLNDNEVYDADGNFIENLATFYSDDNWQLFNPETGEIKVTDSKDACLAAARPDVDPKYQNYCVECLPEYAEDVEPQKYLIPAYPEKASRITQFDPHGGVGLAFNGVKMDAPAPVDAILGAYTLAPFDDCGGHVNPHVGYHYHAITECSSIDTALSTHGKMLGVALDGFTIFERKHPDGLVPDDLDDCGGHAIDGSGVGGQEGIGYHYHAGDAGSNQILACFSAPSGCAIEGDSMHCDVRRGPPGNRPPPPKPS
- the thiH gene encoding 2-iminoacetate synthase ThiH, whose amino-acid sequence is MRIASTLMSQNLSDIALSIQSKTSKHVEQALSKTSRNLDDFMALISPAATPYVEEMASQSQMLTRARFGNTMGLFVPLYLANLCANECTYCGFTMSNKIKRTVLNINQIEREIAAITDMGFSQVLLVTGEHEQKVGMPYFSEVIPTIRAKVSNVMMEVQPLPQKDYETLKLLGVDAVLVYQETYNPQEYARYHTRGKKQDFLWRLQACDRIGAAGIDKIGIGALLGLGDWRTDSVMTALHGQLIQQHYWRSRVAISFPRLRQCEGNTNDSANLLTQQFPNETQLLQLICAHRLFNPQAELSLSTRESARFRDGVLPLGITTMSAGSQTQPGGYSAPSEALNQFDIDDTRPVNLVAAAIEAKGLEPVWKDWMAFS
- a CDS encoding thiazole synthase, with amino-acid sequence MLTLANQTFSSRLLMGTGKFSSPSIMKRSVKSAKSTMVTLAMKRLSAHIEHDNSLALLKELDVTLLPNTSGAKNAQEAIFAAELAYEVLGSPWIKLEIHPDQQHLLPDPIETLQAAEALVKKGFNVLPYCHADPVLCRRLEEVGCAAVMPLGAPIGTNQGLQTAPFLRIIIEQANVPVIVDAGIGKPSEAMAAMEMGADAVLVNTAIATASNPVAMASAFSKAVEIGRKAYEAGMPITQQNAKPSSPLTQFLVQE
- the thiS gene encoding sulfur carrier protein ThiS; its protein translation is MSHINISLNGEQANCAPNTSVLAFLTAQGVIQDTSQDGTAVAKNGSILAKPLWGDSHLQHNDKLDVFTLVAGG